The sequence CAACCAAGCCTTAACTCAAAAGAGTGCCAGTAGCAAAAATCCACAGATAGAAAACCCAAAGTTCGCCATGAGAACCTGGCTTAACAGAATAGGATTTATTGGGGAAGACTTCAAAAACCCAAGGGAACATTTAGTAAAGCACCTAGAAGGAAGTGCAGCTTGGAGGTTTCAAGAACTAGCTTAAAACCACGAGGGGGAAACCCCTCTTAAGCTGGTAGAAGGGTATAAAATGTACCAACCTAAAACAAAAAGCCTACACAGGCGAAACTGTGGCGAGTGAAAGGATGATAAAGAATGGATAAAAGGTTATATGTAGCCTATGGTTCAAATCTCAATGTAGAGCAGATGAAATACAGGTGTCCTACTGCTAAGGTTTATGGAATGGGAATATTAAAAGATTACAAACTTTTATTTAAAGGTACACCACATAATGCTTACCTAACCATAGAATCTGCAGAAGGCTCTAGAGTACCCGTTGTTGTTTGGGATATAAATCCTAGTGATGAACTATCACTGGATAGATATGAAGGTTACCCTAACTTTTATTACAAGAAAGATATACCAGTAGAACTTAAAACAGGCGAAGTGGTAACAGCCATGGTTTATATTATGACAGATAAAATTAAAGATAGAATAAACTTAAACCTTCCAAGTGAATATTATTTAAATGCAGTAAGTAAAGGTTATGAGTATTTTGGATTTAATTTTAAATATATTGAAGAAGCACTTAAGATAAGCAAAAATAATTAAAATCTAGGCCCACAGCTTGCCCTGTAAGGCTTTTATATAGAGCTATTGGTACAATTACCCTACCAAGATAAAGGAAGGAAGCGGTTTTGATGGATAAATTTTTTAGTCAGAAATATTGTGATAGGTGTGGAAAAGATTTAAAAGGCGGAAGAATAATGTCTATGTTTAATGAGGATTGCATCTGTATGGAATGTAAAGAGAAAGAAACAAAGGATAAAAGTTATAAAAAAGCCAGAGATAAAGAAATTGAAGAAATTAGAAAAGGAAATTACAACTTTAAAGGAATAGGGAAATAAAAAAGTTAAACAGAATTTTATAAGAGGCCTTCGGGCTTCTTTTTACTTATAGAAAGGAGGCGGCACTAATTAGAAAACTGAAAGATTATAAACCTACTAAATTTATGGCCAAGGATTCAGTCTATGATGAAGATGCCGCTGATTATGCTGTTTCATTTATTCAAGCACTTACTCATACTAAAGGTAGATGGGCAGGAAAGCCCTTTGAATTAATAGACTGGCAAGAACAAATTATAAGGGATATTTTTGGAACTATAAAACCTAATGGATATCGCCAATTTAATACAGCCTATGTTGAAATTCCAAAGAAAATGGGAAAATCTGAATTAGCTGCAGCTATTGCTCTCCTTCTTACCTGTGGAGATGGCGAGCAACGGGCTGAGGTTTATGGCTGTGCTGCTGATAGAAATCAAGCTTCTATTGTTTTCAATGTTGCAGCTGATATGGTAAGAATGTGTCCTCCTCTAGCCAAAAGAGTCAAGATTTTAGATTCTATGAAAAGATTAATCTATCAGCCTACAGGAAGTGTATATCAAGTCCTCTCTGCTGATGTTAAAAATAAACACGGATTTAATACACATGGTGTTGTATTTGATGAACTTCACACTCAACCAAATAGAAAACTTTACGATGTTATGACCAAAGGAAGTGGTGATGCTAGAACCCAACCTCTTTATTTTTTAATAACTACTGCTGGGGATAATCAAAATAGTATCTGCTGGGAAGTCCATCAAAAAGCTGTAGATTTACTTGAAGGTAGAAAAACTGACCCGACCTTCTACCCTGTTATTTATGGTGCTAATATGGATGATGATTGGACAGACCCTAATGTTTGGAAAAAAGCTAATCCTTCCCTTGGAATAACTGTTACTATGGATAAGGTTAAAGCTGCCTTCGAGTCTGCAAGGCAAAACCCTGCAGAAGAAAACAGCTTCAGACAGTTACGATTAAACCAATGGGTAAAACAGGCAATTAGATGGATGCCTATGGATAAGTGGGATGCCTGTGCTTTTAAAGTAGACCCAGAAGATTTAAAAGGTAGGGTTTGCTATGGTGGACTTGACCTTTCTTCTTCTACTGATATTACAGCCTTTGTTTTGGTCTTTCCACCTATTGATGAAGATGATAAATATAGCATCCTCCCCTACTTTTGGATACCAGAAGAAAATATTGACCTTAGAGTAAGACGAGATCATGTAAATTATGATTTATGGGAAAGGCAAGGTTTTATAAAAACTACTGAGGGTAATGTTGTTCATTATGGATTTATAGAGAATTTTATTGAAGAATTAGGTATGGAATATAATATAAGAGAAATCGCCTTTGACCGCTGGGGAGCTATTCAAATGACACAGAACCTTGAGGGTATGGGTTTTACAGTAGTACCATTCGGTCAAGGTTTTAAAGATATGAGCCCTCCTACTAAAGAATTAATGAAACTTACTTTAGAAGAAAAACTAGCTCATAGTGGCCATCCTGTCCTTCGCTGGATGATGGATAATATCTTTGTTAGAACTGATCCTGCTGGAAATATAAAGCCTGATAAAGAAAAGTCTAGTGAGAAAATTGATGGTGCTGTTGCTACTATAATGGCTCTTGATAGGGCTTTAAGAAATGATGGCAATACTGGCAGCAGTGTTTATGATGATAGAGGGATACTCATTCTATAATAATATAATATAGTTATGATATACTTTAATTAAATAAATGTCGATATTTAATTAAAGGGGGAGAGAACAATTGACTGGGAAAAAATATATGATTATTTGAAAAATGAAAAATACTACGGTACTGGTATTACAGGCCCTAAATACTTAAAACTATTGAAAGAGGTTAATGAGGATAACAGGATTTTATTTATTGATTTTCACAAATATAATGTTTCTAACCTTCCTAAATACGATGATATATATAGTTTATATTATATTAATGCAAAAAATGATATAAAGGATGCAGAAACCAGTTTAACACCACTTAAAAGACATAATTTTAGCACCGATGAAGATTTTGAAAAATATATTGATAAATGTGTGCAAGGTAATTTAAAGTCTACTTTACAACAATATAAAATAAGCCGAAATTATCTATTTCAATTTTTATTAGATAACGAAATTAATAGTACTAAATTAACTGAATTGAATCAGAAACAGATTGATAATTATATATGTAGATTAGTTAATACTACAAGTGATAGAGTAATAGAAAGATATTTAAATAGTATAAATAACTTATTAGTATTTCATCAAGATAGCATGATGAATGAAATTTCTTTAGACATAAATAAAATAATGAAAGATGTACCTATGTGGGAAGGTTTCCCCTGGACTATCGATGAAGCCACAAAAGAACATATTCAGTTTTATAATTATTGGCTTAGTAATTATGGAAAAAATGTTTTTATTGAAGTAAACGGAGTTTTGAGTTATTTATTTTTTTATATATATACTATTATTGCCGATTTCATTAAAACCAAGGACATAACTAAATTAAATAATGAATTTGAAAAAATGTATAAAAATTACGGCCATTATGAATCTATAAGAGCATACTTATCTTCCTGGTGGATGGATGCCTACTTGTGGGTAGGAGATGATAGAAAGTACTTAGAATACAAGATCAAAAACTTTTTAAGAACAGATAATACTCTAAATAGTTCGATTAGTCTTGATAAAATTATCGATGAAGTAAATACATCAAATGATATAGACTTAATAAATGAGTCATTCTTTCTAGTTATGAAAAATACAAAATCTCTCACAAATTATGGATTAAATAATTTAGAGGGGATGATAGAATCTGCTAAAATGTATCTAACGGACTTTAAGGTAGAAAAAGGAATGTATATACGAGATTATTTTTATAATAAATTTGATATTTGGAACCTATCTGAAAAAGATTATAAGGAGTTAGAAGAATATATAGCCGGTGATAACTTTAAAGTATATCAAGATAAAAATTATAAAACAAAATCAGAATGGTTCCATATACTAAAAGCGAACCATGAAAAAAT is a genomic window of Acidilutibacter cellobiosedens containing:
- a CDS encoding terminase large subunit; this encodes MAKDSVYDEDAADYAVSFIQALTHTKGRWAGKPFELIDWQEQIIRDIFGTIKPNGYRQFNTAYVEIPKKMGKSELAAAIALLLTCGDGEQRAEVYGCAADRNQASIVFNVAADMVRMCPPLAKRVKILDSMKRLIYQPTGSVYQVLSADVKNKHGFNTHGVVFDELHTQPNRKLYDVMTKGSGDARTQPLYFLITTAGDNQNSICWEVHQKAVDLLEGRKTDPTFYPVIYGANMDDDWTDPNVWKKANPSLGITVTMDKVKAAFESARQNPAEENSFRQLRLNQWVKQAIRWMPMDKWDACAFKVDPEDLKGRVCYGGLDLSSSTDITAFVLVFPPIDEDDKYSILPYFWIPEENIDLRVRRDHVNYDLWERQGFIKTTEGNVVHYGFIENFIEELGMEYNIREIAFDRWGAIQMTQNLEGMGFTVVPFGQGFKDMSPPTKELMKLTLEEKLAHSGHPVLRWMMDNIFVRTDPAGNIKPDKEKSSEKIDGAVATIMALDRALRNDGNTGSSVYDDRGILIL
- a CDS encoding gamma-glutamylcyclotransferase family protein, which codes for MDKRLYVAYGSNLNVEQMKYRCPTAKVYGMGILKDYKLLFKGTPHNAYLTIESAEGSRVPVVVWDINPSDELSLDRYEGYPNFYYKKDIPVELKTGEVVTAMVYIMTDKIKDRINLNLPSEYYLNAVSKGYEYFGFNFKYIEEALKISKNN
- a CDS encoding gamma-glutamylcyclotransferase translates to MDKFFSQKYCDRCGKDLKGGRIMSMFNEDCICMECKEKETKDKSYKKARDKEIEEIRKGNYNFKGIGK